ttaagtccCAACTACGCAATGTCGTGTAAAGTAATTTTCGTATCTAAGTTTGCTGTTGCATttgtataattgtatttttacatataacagAGTCCTTGATTCAAAATTTCAACACACTCACACATGTCCCTGTGGCGCAGAGGATAGCGCGTTGGACTTCTAATCCAAAGGTCGTGGGTTCGATCCCCACCAGGGATGCAGGAcgaactttttaaaatttccaactttaccaaataaattttaaaaacgaaagttaacatttataaatttaacacaatttgcttaatcatatttttaattcagttaagttcacttattttattaagtttattttaacatacctTTTCTTTACGAGATTAGCAGtggacatatttattttgatgcaATATTTACTCACATTATGTACCATTTACTGATGCAGCAGCAATTACTATAGAAACAGTAATTTCAACCCTAAATTTATAGTCTTCAGAAAAAAACACTATAAAAATTGCAATAActactatatttataagttcCCTTGATTGTATAGAGTGTGTAAAAATAGGTCTTAATAAAAGGAAAGtagtgtaaaaattaaaagggacatcaaaaattaatttgtaagatCGAAACTTTATCTGCTTGATCCCTAATCagagtaagaaaaaaaaataattttccacagctgagatttatttataatatcatcaAGCTTTTGTGCATCAAGCGAGTGCCACACAACTGTTTCACCTCGCAAGGGATAACCAAAAATATGGAGAACTGACCGCCAACCTTCGCTAATCGGAGACGCACCTCAAGAAGAAGATcaagcatttaaaattaagttatagtGATATAGCTATTGCTGAAGtttataaacagttttatttatattttttacagaggATGTGTAATATTATCTACATTTATAGCTTTACCAATTTTAAGAGTATGTTATATGTttgtcttatatttttaaactgacTTAGTTAATACAGTAAAATCtatttactgtgggtttctgcgTCCAaaactttcatttaaaacacattgttatctctgtttcatcaaagataatgacaggaatgacaacatgttttattcataaattttgaTCTCAGATATGTGCGGTAAATGCAAAATTGGTTAAATGTTTCTTATGGTGACCATGACAATATATCCCTGCTGAACACCACAAACATGTGTTTCTTTCAATGTAACAGTAACAGCAATAtcatatcattattattttggagtaattatttctttttattatatttttaagaaaatacacCAATGAGATAAAGATATGTAGTAGATTATagttgaacctggataaaTGAGAGTCCAAGGGACTACAGTATTTCTCTCgtttatagaggtttttcACCTATCCAAGTTGTGACTGTTAATAATTGTGACATACCTAAAACTGACCAAAACCCTTTGCCTGAAGCAAGAGGGTCGACACCAATTGCAGCGCACATTTCTTGAAACTGTCTTCTAAATTGAgcgttcttttttatttcatttttatgctTTGTGGCAAAATCTTCAAGGTTCTCTCTAAACACTTCTAACTGTTTAGACATCTGTTGGAACTGATTTTCTTGTATTTCTGAACCTTTTTCTCTGTACTTTTCTTGTTCTAATTTCTGCTTTTGTATGGCACCAACACCTGCTCGTCGCCTCATTTTGGTAGTATAATAAGTTacacaaaaatgtaaatgttttttagtaATTCTCGATATTTGCAAATCTATTAATTGCGAAGCGATATTGTAAACAAGTcaaaatgtcaatgtcaatgtcaCTATTGcaacttacttttttttattttatgactatgttctacatctatgccaaatttcatcaagattcgttgatctgttttagagataccttcaaacgaatatccatctatccatccattcatctaaacattcggatttataatattagtaagacatgttcctaaaatataaatcataagGTCTAGAAAAAATACATCACAGTAATATTCAACTACTCACCACTAGATGGGGTAAAAATACACATGGTGATGAATAATTAGTTATGAAATCAGGAgtatcaattttttaattaccaaatctaatatttaagttgttttcctaaaaatattataaataaataaatatgtacttgTGTTTCGTATCACGGTAGATGGCGCTTATTCAATATACATCTGCGAAAAACGCAGCAaagcatttattaaaaaaaaagaaaagactCAACacatcgacgctggaaagcataaacgctgtaacccttgaaatcgcgaatatgtttttcacacgttaataatttcaaccattatcaaacgataataattttattataggttagcacaaactacacaatattgctaaataccgcacgcttgtaggcgtatcagctcacgagttatcattttttggctctcctgtaaagttcatactttcggggttacagcgtttacgctttccagcgtcggcATGCACATTTtgtataaagtaaattgattctaaaaattttaaagtattctattaaatcagaaggaaacaataattttacgtGTTTATTGGAAGaaaatttgattatattttatcgaCAAAATCAACAacacacaaaaatattgttatttttaacatcccTGGTGGGGATCGAACCCACGACCTTTGGATTAGAAGTCCAACGCGCTATCCTCTGCGCCACAGGGACGGATGATGGTCTTCTCaaaataattcagtttttcTTGGTATGAATATAGATTACAAAAcctttttgaaatattgtagatttttttttaataatgcaactttaattttaatgttctctgaaattaaaacaaagtattttacaaatatataaattaaacttcagttaaaaataatttaaatcaaatgtgTTATCTGAATAAATCTTTAACCGGAAATGTCAACAAAGATTTGTCAAACTTTATCTGTTTgggaaattcaaaattattgcataaaaaataatatactttaaaattttgtgtgttttcaccgtttttttaaaattaaacataattaaaaattagacAATTAAGAAATGGAAGACGATAGTGTGCAAAAAGATGAAAACTGTGAAAATTCCATTAACATAAAGGATGATAAATCTTCCGAAAATTTTCAGAAGTTTATATACGAACTATTTGAGAAAAATGGTGTACTCAGTGATCTTAGAGCGTACTTACGTGGACACATTGTTAATGTCTTAAAAAACGTTAATACAGGTATGCATATTACATGTATGACTATACAAAATTACCAATAATTGTCAAAGGCTACCTATAATAACTATTCAcaacaacaataacataacTCATGCCTGTGATCGATAAGGGTAAGCAGGGATTATGGTATTCCACATAGTGCAGTTCTGGTACACCATTCTTGCTcagatttaaaattcaaagacgAATTTTGAAGAGAGAAGAAATTCGATGTTGAGACATGctaaaaacgaaaataattttacaatggcTAATGCTAAATTATGTCTATTGTTTTAGATGATACTCCAATGTGTCAGAAACATTTTGCTCAGCGTCTTGAACTAACATATCAAGCATTAAATATACTTGTTGCAGAATATCTTTTACGTTTggtaagttaaaaatatcacagttAATAATCTATGACAGACACATGAAAATGTTGTTATAATCCTATTTGAATGTatcaatgtaaaatgttttaggaGTATTTTTTCTTGCTTGTCTTCAAGAATTATTCTTGTTCAAGGTTCTCATTATAAAGAAAAGTTGTtttctatatgtataaaagaaagtcgtgttagttacactatttataactcaagattggtcgaactgatttagctgaaaattgatgggcaggtagcttagaaccaggaaacggacataggataatttttaccccgttttctgttttttattccgcgcggacggagtcgcaggtaaaagctagtattaaataaaaataactaatttattttttttcttttcaggaCTTTACTTATAGTTTATCAGTGTTTGTATCAGAGATACCTTTGGCTAACATGGTGTTTGATTTGGCTAATTCCCTTTTACAAACTAAAATTGATGATGATTATAAAGAATTGAGATTTAAAGACAGCGATGTTTggtgtgttttaaattatttaggtaaggaattttgaaattgttataatttgttgttaattcataactagacagtttattttatcatatcaGGTGTTTATTTAGCTTGGTGAAAAGCcaatattgtttatctttggcatttaatttgaaggcaatttaaataaatcatgtaATGAAATGGTTATTACtgtgctttttaatttaatttttaagcatTATTACCCACCACAATGAAAGAAACttgacaaataattttttgaggGATCTTTGGAGTAAGACAAAATACCAttggtaggcaacgcatctgcaatagcgaatgtttatgggcagcggtcgcttcgccatttcggcgaattcatgtggccgcttgctcgtttgtcaccttgtaatataaaaaaaatctgtccaATTTGTAGGGAATTAAAGTCTTTGAACAGTGTTttagtaaatgtaattatttatatatttttaattgtttgctTAGACACCAATTtcgcttttttatattttaggtatAAAATGTGATTCAGAGACTGCATCTAAtatagtatatatgtatagagaAGAGGCAAATTATCCCCTTCTTCTTTGCATTCTCAAATGTTTACCAATGTATCATAAGCCAGAGAGCTTTGAATGtggtaagttttttcttttataattcacactaatattataaatgtgaatgtttagatgtatggatggatggatggataaatggatgtttgtttgaaggtattttcagTACTGCTGCAatgatctcgataaaatttggcacagatgtagaacatagtttggaagaacacatagactactgattaagttttttttttaattgtgcgCAGACGGAGTTGTGGTCTACAGCTAGTtcttaataaaacatgttctTAGGGgtgttatttacaaattaaattacataagacTTCCATCGCACTTTATGACAAGCATTTATACATAGTTTAGTAGCAAGTATCTTTTGAACTAATCACCACTTGAGCATTTGAGCAAGTGCTGGTTGatctgtactaatattataaagagaaaagatttgattgtttacaTTAGATATGctaaaaaactactgaacctatTTCAAAGATTCTTTCACTGtagggaagctacactatccccggttgacttaggctatattttttaatttgcgcGGAAAAAGTCGCTGGTAATTGCTAGTTCACTACAAAATCTAGTTCAGAAAAAATGGTTACATGCATAAAATGcctatatttcattaatttcccGTAGTATGTTTGATTTTGATGTTCCATTCAATCTGGTCATCAATCTGACATTCTTACGATCTGAGAaaagaattcaaaaatatgtgtgaagttaatCCACACTgtgtgtggttgactatgtcctagtcacccctaacttggggtaggctccgagcccctcagtggggacatatagtgagctgatgatgatgatgattcaaTCTAGTTCTTATAATGTCATGgtagctagttttttttaagtgatatgatttttttttgtaattacagTTAATACATCAGAAGCCAGTGTGTCAGGTAGTTCGAAAGTGTCAGTTGATAGTTATATGAAAAGTGTGGGAAAGAAAACTAATTCATTGTCAATATGCAAGCACTATGCCTTTTGTGACAACTGTAAACAAAGAATGGCGAGGATACAAAGGAAGTATAAGcataaaaaagaaacgttATATAAGGTATTACTGCTTTtatgtcttactaatattataaatgcaaatgtttgaatggatggatggatgtttgtttgaaggtatctaaggtagagcatagtctggaggaatacataggctactaataaagtattttttaattccgcgcgaagtcgcgggcgacagctagtttgtacataagatatttttaatgttttttgcaataaaaaattgtccACTTTTGTGTTATGAATGAAATTAACAACTAagggtatgttccgatatacactgcgagcactgcacagtgctatcactatagaaaaattcgttccgttatggactgccagtacactgccgcagtaccctatgacgtcataaatcgccgccatattctactgtgagcactggcgttttcgaggtaaggtaCTCGAAGTActttgatcacgtgatcagtcaaaaccacCCGAGTGCCTcacatcttataaaaaaaactacagtttaatcagaaatgttaaagttctgtaattagtttggattaataaataaaacaatggaagaattgcaaaaattaaccttattagactgtgttgatactgaaaaacatattctttttatgaaaaagtacttatttttatttcattaaaaattcaatttataattaatattaattaaaatatttttaatttgacagtactccaaaacagttttttttaatatactagaaaacttgaatacactcatttgaatgtcgcgtcaaaaaatgcggctgacagtatacgagattgcgttccgttttaaCTCGTAACCAGTACAACTGGCTAAAAAGGAAcggcttcacagtatactgaattgacgtcacactctacagtggtcgcagtgcatatcggaacacaCCCTAAGTGtgaaaatatctttgtatCGAGTGTTGTCTCTCTTTTTCTTCTACTACGTTATATCTTCCATCTCACTCATGTAACCAAATTTGCCTAATCGTGATATGTCCTTGAAATTTTTGATCTGAATTCTCGTATTTATCAAAAAGTTATACATAAGTAAAGTGTATATAATGTAGtatgaatatttctttatatttcttgtttcTAGGACTCAAAGTCCAATGATATGTTTAAATCTGAAGGTTTATTTAAGAATATCGACGTTATGGAAAGAGAAATTATTGAAGAGGttctatgttttaatattttgtcattAGCGTATGTTAGTtagcttaatttaaaattgtttgtgttcataaatatattgtagtttttttacattgtaaattattattcacaaAACTACGTAAGGATCGACAATTTAATCATTGATTAGTTGAATAGTCTTATGTAGtccacatttttataaatacatagagcttcaacttatataggaacggctaaaatactcacgtacatatgtccggtgtcggcaccgactagttacgagcccttcgggggcccttcatcagggtgagtgggactggtattatttcgcggacgcggcccgtcgctcactgagTGTGCTCAGtaagtgttttagccgttcctatatatatataatgtctcacgaaagtttgaataacaTAGAGCctcatttataaattcaaaacggGATAAGcaagagtcattgtccggttACAACGGACAACCTCCAAAAGCGAGAaaggttagagagaaacctctttAAGCGAGAAAATATCGCGATTCCTCGGACTCTCGCTTATTAAACTTCGTACTTTAGTTTATGACGGAGTTGTAAATCTTCTATATAGATGTTCAGTCAGTTGAGAACAGTATATGAGACAGAAGTGGAGATGGTGCGTGAGGAAGAAGAGAGGAAGATCAAGAGATCTTTAGCCAATCACGCTCTTCTACTGCAGAAGAAGTATGATGAGGTAAATGTTTGCATTACGTTGATTTCGGTTTCCTGCTATAAATACAACAAACTTAACAGTGATGGAGACGACTTgtgcaataccacaaccacattGAAGATAGAAAAAAAGGAAGTAATTCCTAGTTACGTTTGACGCGTGTGCGTTTCGAAAGCTAAATTTTAGTCcccttccccttcctatgcttttttatatgtaaagtaTGGGTAGAGCAATTGTGTTTTCCAGGAGAGGGGGTACATACGAAAGGGCGTTGTTAGGATAGTTGGGCAGAATGGGGTACCACAATCTACAATTTACACAGTCTCACATAACCTTAATAACCCCCCTTCAAAGGTAAAAAAGAGAGTGCGCAATAAAAATCTCGCCCAGGGGAATATTAGactattaaattcaaatggtAGCTTGCTTGTTAGCCATTTTATGTCAGTCATGGAAAtaatcctgggttcgaatcccgccatgtaccaatgtgtttttccattttcgatttacatatgtacatttatccgacgttcttacggtgaaggaaaacatcgtgatgcaacctgcacatatctgagaagaaattcaatgatatgtgtgaagtcaacccgcacttggccagcgtggttgactatggcctagtcacccctaaattagggtaggctccgagcccctcagtggggacgtatagtgagctgatgatgatgatgatgatggaaAGAATGTTTTCCAGATGGAAGAAACATTTAAAGCACGGGAAGCGGAGTTGGAATCAAATGTACAAGAGAAGAAAAAGTTCCTATGGGGTTTAGCGCGCGCGTTACGAGATCAGCACTCCAATATGTCTGTAGCCATGAACACTGTACAGATGGAGACTGAACGACTGAACAACAAGGTCAGTTAAACAGTGTGTGtagtttatatttagatttagGGGAAAAAAAGATTGTACTTtcagatgaaaatatttaggtaTTGGCCAATGTTGAATGGCAGCGGGCCCTCCCCTCTCACTACAgagtttataaatgtaaaatagatatGAAAATTCTTCGAAAAAGACCATATTAATGGTACCTAGCCTCCCCTCCCTCAGATCTAGTCCAGATCATAGTCTAACGACGCCCATGCGCAAGCAAAAGGTATTGACAGACAAAAATGACAGCCACAAACATACACAAATTAGAGAAATAGACAGAAATTACAGCTAAAGACACAGACAGAAATGACAGACTGACACAAATTACGTAGACGGACACAAATGGCAAATACACATGGACAGAATTGACAGACATAAGAAAGACAATGCAATAACAGACaaaacattgaatttatattataaaaactccTAAAAAAATGAggctaaattaattttttaggaGGAAATTctacaaaatcaaataaaagaaGCGGAACATACATTGAGAAAAAAAGGTGAAGAAATGAGAAATCAAATAACAAACGAAATGTTACAATTAGAGTCTCGCTTAAACTCTATGCGGATAGAAAGAGATGCGATAGAAAGAGAGAGAAGTGAGTTGGAgaagttaaaagaaatatgCGATAGTAATACTAAAATcagtttaaacaatataaaagaaagagaaGAACTGAATTCACAATATGATTTGTTAAGAGATGAATTATCAAGTTTGAAGGAACATTTTTCTAACAAATGTCTAGTGGAAACAGGGGTTATGActgaaaaagaatttaatacaGGAATGAATAATGAACAAGATATAGAACGTTCTGTGAGAAGTGAAGACGCGATACGGAGAcctaatcaattaattaacgatctaaagaaatataaaaacgttaaTTTCAATCAGGTAAAATAAgaccatttagtttttttttttcaatttatacttaattatataggaaatttttttttatatacatataacgtataaactcaaaaactactggtccgatttcaaaaattctttttacattagaaagctacattaacactgagtaacataggctatatttattgctagattttttttttaattcgcggccaaaagttacttttatatattaatagcGCAAGTGATTATGTCctcgcggaatttaaaaaaaacttgattaatTGCATATATGTtcaacatctatgccaaatccTATCGAGATCTGTTCAGCAGttttggaaataccttcttacatccatacatacatttaaactagttaatatatctaataacttaataagataatagataaaggaaaaataattggcatataaaacttttatcatttaatttaaattcttattagcCCACTCAGAGATATGAAGTAACACTTAGTGCAGATAGTATTTTCGTATTAATagaaatctatataaaaaaaatatcaaatctaATCAATCagttaagattttatatttttataacaaactagcttttacccgcgacttcgtccacgcggaattaaaaaaaaatagaaaacggggtaaaaattatcctatgtccgttacctgcttctaagctacctgcccatcaattttcagtcaaatcgattcagccgttcttgagttataaatagtgtaactaaaacgactttcttttatatatatggataaagaaattaagaatgtttttttagagTAACTTAGAAGAAATATCAGAGCGCAGTCGTTCATCTTTATTGGAAAGTTCAGCTGAACGCGGCAGACATCTTGAATCTATGTTACGATATGAGAACGAACGACTTAAAGCTTTCTCTGAacaggtttcattttattttaactagttatttattatatacgtcttaaattatttattttcacagaTAATTAACTTCTTGCACTTATGATTTACAataatgttcaaaataaaattaaattattgaatattttgacTGTACTTAAcaagtaacaataaaaacttaataatcaaCTTCCTTATGtatattactaattaatatacCAAATATGgtagtttagttttattgtatttcCAGCAACGCGAGCATATCGACGAGCTTGCTCGCGAGCAAGTGCGGTTGCGCGCCGAGCTTGTAGCCGCAAGGCTCGGCTCGCCGCGTCCCCGCACTGCACCTCCTCTCATACCTCCCACACAAGGGTAACTACCACTgcgtaaaatatcaaatatactGTACtgatattcatttttatatcttaccgTTGACTTATCtatggtttctgagaccataatcTGTGTctcaaacatattgtcatccctgtcattaactttgacaaaacagagataataatatgttttatacaaggatattgatcttagaaaccaactataaataatcatcattatcatcagctcactatacgtccccataCGGGTTCGGAGTCTACCCTGAGTTAgtggtgactaggacatagtcaatgctggccaagtgcgagttgacttcacacatatctttgaatttcttctcagatatgtgcagcatcacgatgttttccttcacagtaagaacttcggataaatgtacatatgtaaatctaaaacacattggtatatgtcaggattcgaacccaggacttgcagattgcaagtccaACAAAGTGCTTAGGGAAACTATTGggatgaaagaaagaaaaggtgtaaaagaataaaaaaatgaaatacgaGATTACACTCCATTCATGTGTTGTTAttgacaagaaaaaaaaaataactatgatAACCCCCTTTAATTTTATCGACCCCCGGAGTTTCAAGGAGTTTGAACCCCCAAAACCCCATAAACATATTGAGGGGTCGCCTTTGTTGCTATTATTGAGTAGTGTGAACCCGAGTGGTGTGCGGGGCGCGTGCGGGCTGCGGCGTGGCGCGGGCGAGGAACTGAGCGTGTTCGCACAGCCCCGTCCCCTGCTGCCCACTGATCCCATACCCTTCCTCGGTACTCTCCCCCACGCACGCGCCGACAGACACGCGGACACTCGACGGTAGGTGAAACATACTAATATTCTTGcaataacaaagttttaaatgtattttagacCCCCTCAATGTCACAGTAAATACACTTTGGGGGTccttgatatttaaaaaaatataatttttgatttattaaagtaattgcctttttgtttgttatttcaaagGCTATATATTTTCAGGTACATGATAAATCAATGGCGGGGTCTACGGCGCCTGCCCCCCACCACCCCGCAGCCAGGCTCATCTACTAAACGTAACTACTGCTAACTTATGACCTATGTGTTATCAGCTTAAATCTTTTTGTGACTAGAAGACAATCTGTCCTccatctatttaatttttttatatcattaggtGACAAACGaccaaacggccacctgaataaCGAACCGATACCCATtgacatccacaattgcaaatgttgcctacctttaatcaacggggAAGGGAACGCACTGAAAGGAAGAAAGAGGAagtttccccttcctatgcgtctccttCACCgccaaatctacttccccggcatgcacactcatcagactgtagttggaattacttccacttgacgcctgtcttctgtgtggtcgtggtatttcacaggtcaaggcccattcgtgcacgtTATGTTATGTGCAGCGACACAGGCGATGTGCTGAACCGATAGTATCTTTGAAAACCATAATAAAGTCtagaattgtttaaaaactgATTTGTTACATATACATCAACTTTCATAATTGCAgactttacaaaattatacgatacaaaaaacatttttttttagacaaTACTGAAGAAACGACTAACAAGCGACAAAGTGAGTCGCAAGAAGCTGGTCCTTGTGCTAACTTTTTAACTGAGGATATAGAGGACAGGTTAACTAAAGTTgatctaaaattaattatttaaaatttattgcaactttactttagtaaatttatatattttttaaatcgtagtAATCAACAACCGCCAAAAATAGTGATAGAaggaaaaaaaagagaaaagagTCCGAAATCAGTTTTACGTGAAGCGAAACAGAAGTTGAGgaagtaagtatatttttgtataggtTTATTGCTATTTTTGCTAGAAAAAAAAGGCAAATATTATCAACCATTTTCAGCaaagacattaaaaaacaagaaGCAAACACATCACGAGAAAAAAGTCCCAACTCGATGCTTCGCGAAGCAAAACTTCGACTTCGGAAATTGGAGATAGAAGCAGAAGCGGTAGAGAAGTCATACTTGGACTTTAAGAGGAAAAGAAACGAATTGAGAAGAGAAGATGACAAGTTCACAGAAGAGAGTGTCCCCAGTGTAGAGGAAAGTGCACACAACTTATGTAagttagaaaaaattatatattttttatatcataaggtgacaaaGCGGcgacctgaattcgccgaaatgattaaacgaccgctgcccatagaaatccataattgcagatgtgtttcctatctttaatcgacagGGAAGGAcacgcacagaaaaaggatatttccccttcctatgcgttgtctcctccgtcaaatccccatccccttcccatcttttccttataagaaaagggtgggaagggaaagaggactaaaagtAGACCTTCGGTACcaaactcatcagacgaaacgcggaattacttccacttggcACCTATCTTCTGTATGTATAAGTACATTCTATTAAGAAATgatctatatattattttattaatattttaactatttacatAAGTTTCAGTTGGACAATCAAGTAtaatacagaaaaataaagaagaaaatcgTAATGATAtccacaatataaaaataactaaagacTCTCTGCACAACcactttgataaatatttaaaagaatatcaaagtaaagaaattatgaaacctcattttgaa
The sequence above is drawn from the Papilio machaon chromosome 22, ilPapMach1.1, whole genome shotgun sequence genome and encodes:
- the LOC106720795 gene encoding uncharacterized protein LOC106720795, translating into MEDDSVQKDENCENSINIKDDKSSENFQKFIYELFEKNGVLSDLRAYLRGHIVNVLKNVNTDDTPMCQKHFAQRLELTYQALNILVAEYLLRLDFTYSLSVFVSEIPLANMVFDLANSLLQTKIDDDYKELRFKDSDVWCVLNYLGIKCDSETASNIVYMYREEANYPLLLCILKCLPMYHKPESFECVNTSEASVSGSSKVSVDSYMKSVGKKTNSLSICKHYAFCDNCKQRMARIQRKYKHKKETLYKDSKSNDMFKSEGLFKNIDVMEREIIEEMFSQLRTVYETEVEMVREEEERKIKRSLANHALLLQKKYDEMEETFKAREAELESNVQEKKKFLWGLARALRDQHSNMSVAMNTVQMETERLNNKEEILQNQIKEAEHTLRKKGEEMRNQITNEMLQLESRLNSMRIERDAIERERSELEKLKEICDSNTKISLNNIKEREELNSQYDLLRDELSSLKEHFSNKCLVETGVMTEKEFNTGMNNEQDIERSVRSEDAIRRPNQLINDLKKYKNVNFNQSNLEEISERSRSSLLESSAERGRHLESMLRYENERLKAFSEQQREHIDELAREQVRLRAELVAARLGSPRPRTAPPLIPPTQGVNPSGVRGACGLRRGAGEELSVFAQPRPLLPTDPIPFLGTLPHARADRHADTRRYMINQWRGLRRLPPTTPQPGSSTKHNTEETTNKRQSESQEAGPCANFLTEDIEDSNQQPPKIVIEGKKREKSPKSVLREAKQKLRNKDIKKQEANTSREKSPNSMLREAKLRLRKLEIEAEAVEKSYLDFKRKRNELRREDDKFTEESVPSVEESAHNLCKLEKIIYFLYHKKEIMKPHFENKTTTANKIKPIPIAYKMTDNIETIQNVDYINTPLNEFRKLYHNEKPRHLEKPDTIIEINNSNSDQKYGLSNDNIPCKDEIDDILNIENNKEGIEDKSLLKVELDNLIETASVKMDEGDLMVIIETSIASELTISQDNDRITPVSVLTPKDIELSDNSKNINSKSSISIKSHSTKLPISKETPEKAAHLTRKDVLNAIFDIETKELSNADIFMDDSKNGLDSIEADSEVKDNGDEFLADVDNYNSRSDLGNSPISHAKTSDDDIFWD